A single region of the Polyangiaceae bacterium genome encodes:
- a CDS encoding transcriptional regulator: MSTVRQALTDALRDRALDAHELSYLVSIREKDVAEHLEHIERSLARTGERLVVEPAVCQECGFGFKKREKKTRPSRCPKCQSERITAPRFRVEAR, from the coding sequence ATGAGCACGGTGCGCCAAGCGCTCACGGACGCCCTCCGCGACCGAGCCCTCGACGCTCACGAGCTGTCGTACCTGGTCAGCATTCGCGAGAAGGACGTGGCAGAGCACCTCGAGCACATCGAGCGGTCACTGGCGCGCACCGGCGAGCGCCTCGTGGTGGAGCCGGCTGTGTGCCAGGAGTGCGGCTTCGGCTTCAAGAAGCGCGAAAAGAAGACGCGTCCCTCGCGCTGCCCCAAGTGCCAGAGCGAACGCATCACCGCGCCGCGATTTCGAGTCGAAGCGCGCTAG